A genomic segment from Fusarium fujikuroi IMI 58289 draft genome, chromosome FFUJ_chr04 encodes:
- a CDS encoding related to neutral amino acid permease encodes MNSYNINSTVEEGNGLALTPSQLNKPDNEASLHHDAVFGEITDEGPDYRSVGLIGTAGLMMKTQIGLGVLSIPATFNALGMIPGIICLLAVAVITTWSNWIVGLFKLRHRHVYAIDDAGEMMFGVVGKEFFGFAMWIYWVFVSGAGMLSLSIGLNAVSSHGACTAVFVAVAAVLGFGLSSIRTLARMSWLAWIGVISIMISVIMVTIATGVQERPAAAPQDGVWVSDYKLFNKPSFVQAASAICSLVSAFGGTPGFFAIVAEMRRPEQYTKALTICQAIVTVTYLTIGCVMYYFCGSYVSSPALGSAGDTIKKASYGVAIPGLIVSITLVTHLPSKYMFVRLLRNTKHLASNSAVHWSTWLGCTFIVSIIAYIIASAIPIFYSLISLIGALVGTLMCFQTMGFMWFYDNWEKRAISPKWLSACGWSVFVIASGTLLMVAGTYGSIVDIIQAYKAAGGSGAWSCADNSNSS; translated from the exons ATGAATAGCTACAACATCAATTCAACTGTCGAGGAGGGTAATGGCCTGGCTCTTACTCCCTCGCAGTTGAATAAGCCCGACAATGAAGCTTCGTTGCACCACGATGCTGTTTTTGGTGAGATTACGGATGAGGGTCCTGACTACAGAAGT GTCGGACTCATCGGTACTGCTGGTCTGATGATGAAAACACAAATCGGTCTCGGCGTCCTCTCGATTCCAGCAACATTCAACGCGCTTGGCATGATACCCGGCATTATCTGTCTGCTAGCTGTTGCGGTTATAACAACTTGGTCCAATTGGATCGTTGGTCTCTTCAAGCTGCGACATCGTCATGTTTACGCGATCGATGATGCTGGAGAAATGATGTTTGGAGTCGTAGGCAAAGAGTTCTTTGGCTTTGCCATGTGGATCT ACTGGGTCTTTGTATCTGGTGCTGGCATGCTCAGTCTCTCGATTGGCCTCAATGCTGTGTCTAGCCATGGAGCTTGTACCGCCGTCTTTGTCGCCGTCGCTGCAGTGCTTGGTTTCGGCCTCTCGAGCATCCGAACCTTGGCTCGCATGAGCTGGCTAGCGTGGATCGGCGTCATCAGTATCATGATCTCCG TGATCATGGTCACCATTGCGACAGGTGTACAAGAGcgaccagcagcagcccccCAAGACGGCGTCTGGGTCTCAGACTacaagctcttcaacaaacCTTCTTTCGTCCAAGCCGCTTCAGCAATCTGCTCCCTTGTCTCAGCCTTTGGTGGCACTCCAGGCTTCTTTGCCATTGTTGCTGAGATGCGACGACCCGAACAATACACAAAGGCTTTGACCATCTGTCAGGCCATCGTGACCGTTACTTATCTTACGATCGGTTGTGTGATGTACTACTTCTGTGGGTCTTATGTATCCTCACCGGCTCTTGGCTCGGCTGGCGATaccatcaagaaggccaGTTACGGCGTCGCAATTCCAGGATTGATCGTGTCGATTACTCTTGTCACTCAT CTGCCTAGCAAGTACATGTTTGTCCGACTGCTGAGAAACACAAAGCATCTGGCTTCCAACTCTGCAGTTCACTGGAGCACTTGGTTAGGTTGCACATTCATCGTGTCAATCATTGCCTACATCATCGCTAGTGCCATTCCCATCTTCTACAGCCTCATCTCCCTGATTGGAGCGCTCGTTGGTACCCTCATGTGTTTCCAGACCATGGGATTTATGTGGTTTTACGATAATTGGGAGAAGCGTGCTATTTCTCCCAAGTGGCTATCCGCTTGTGGATGGAGTGTGTTTGTTATTGCTTCTGGCACCTTGTTGATGGTCGCTGGTACTTATGGATCAATCGTCGATATCATCCAGGCATACAAAGCAGCTGGAGGGTCAGGCGCCTGGTCGTGTGCTGATAATTCCAACTCTTCTTAA
- a CDS encoding related to alkaline phosphatase D precursor, protein MKTYSISVLFILAIFLALSEASFDGNINYGSPSPRHTQFGIDVDQVQRRSWKRGNVAFNPEELNFTHGVASGDPWPNSVILWTRIAPSNVSSADTAPIDGTEPLYSHETKKFIKADPNPICLYWKVFPVGKKDSKSVVSSGKAYTTADIDYTVEAKGLKPLTTYNYQFTVCNSKNSSPLGKTKTAPRPDDDVSEINLAVFSCSAYFPGYFNVYGNAARKDNHDWVVHLGDYIYEYGTYTLFKERGSIPQHPTYSLYDYRARHGQHRTDPDLQLLAQNSAWITTWDDHELADNAYRDGYVDFFDQPNTFKGEGPKVATDARKANAVRAYFEWMPIRQTDMDDGLRVWRSFQLGKLMDLVMLDTRLYDRSKGVDYVNKKYIEKISDDPSRTLMGGRQENWFYRSLSESKDRNATWRVIGNQIVFSHIKGDAAGGGDTWDGYIANRNRTLNHLYKNKIHNNIFLSGDSHMNWVSDLAWLGAKKYDPTTGKGAVGAEFAGTAVSSWGTSGLKSIEPDAGKLSRKAISENKELFWQEGYYRGYFHLSVTPKNVSAQFFGSPSIATHNAWEIPLANFTVLAGDNHIHRPKDGVQAESGALKTGEIKHTNLTFNTETGVWKVKRFDKMYLNPEPSFLGSS, encoded by the exons ATGAAGACATATTCAATCTCAGTACTATTTATTCTTGCAATCTTCTTAGCTCTCTCAGAAGCCAGCTTCGATGGTAACATCAACTATGGTAGTCCCTCGCCTCGGCATACGCAGTTCGGCATCGATGTCGATCAAGTCCAGCGACGTTCTTGGAAGCGTGGAAACGTCGCATTCAACCCTGAGGAACTAAACTTCACTCATGGCGTTGCATCAGGCGATCCATGGCCGAATAGCGTTATACTGTGGACTCGAATTGCCCCATCCAACGTCTCTTCCGCTGACACCGCGCCGATTGATGGAACTGAGCCACTTTACAGTCAcgagaccaagaagttcaTAAAGGCTGATCCCAATCCTATCTGCCTGTACTGGAAAGTCTTTCCAGTTGGGAAGAAGGACTCAAAGTCAGTCGTTAGCAGTGGGAAGGCTTATACTACCGCCGATATCGACTACACA GTCGAAGCCAAAGGACTGAAGCCATTGACGACGTACAACTACCAGTTCACCGTCTGTAACTCGAAGAATTCCAGCCCTCTCGGAAAAACCAAGACTGCACCTCGGCCTGACGATGACGTTTCGGAGATCAACCTGGCGGTCTTCTCATGCAGCGCATACT TTCCAGGGTATTTCAATGTCTACGGCAACGCTGCCCGAAAGGATAATCACGACTGGGTTGTTCATCTCGGCGATTACATCTACGAATACGGCACCTATACACTGTTCAAAGAGCGCGGCTCAATCCCGCAACACCCAACCTACTCGCTATATGACTACCGTGCACGCCACGGACAG CACCGGACTGATCCTGACTTGCAACTGTTGGCCCAAAATTCAGCTTGGATTACAACTTGGGATGACCATG AACTCGCAGATAATGCTTACAGAGATGGCTATGTTGACTTCTTCGACCAGCCCAACACCTTCAAGGGAGAAGGTCCGAAGGTAGCCACGGATGCTCGCAAAGCTAATGCTGTTCGCGCGTACTTCGAGTGGATGCCAATTAGGCAGACAGATATGGACGATGGTCTCCGTGTATGGAGGTCCTTTCAGTTGGGTAAGCTGATGGATCTTGTGATGCTGGACACAAGATTGTATGACCGAAGCAAAGGAGTAGACT ATGTCAACAAGAAGTACATCGAGAAAATCAGCGACGATCCGAGTAGAACTCTGATGGGAGGTCGACAGGAGAATTGGTTCTACCGCTCGTTGTCCGAATCCAAGGATCGGAACGCAACGTGGCGAGTGATCGGGAACCAGATCGTATTCTCCCACATCAAAGGGGATGCGGCTGGAGGGGGAGACACCTGGGAT GGCTATATCGCGAATCGAAACAGAACACTCAACCATTTATATAAGAACAAAATTCACAACAACATCTTCTTGTCGGGAGACAGTCATATGAACTGG GTATCTGACTTGGCGTGGCTGGGCGCTAAGAAGTACGACCCCACGACAGGAAAGGGTGCCGTCGGGGCCGAGTTCGCAGGTACCGCCGTCAGCTCGTGGGGCACATCAGGCCTCAAGTCCATTGAGCCTGACGCAGGAAAGCTGTCTCGGAAAGCTATCTCTGAGAACAAGGAGCTGTTCTGGCAGGAGGGTTATTACCGTGGCTATTTTCACTTGTCGGTCACTCCAAAGAATGTCTCAGCTCAATTCTTTG GCTCACCATCCATTGCAACACATAATGCTTGGGAGATCCCATTAGCTAATTTTACAGTTCTTGCTGGGGACAATCACATCCATCGGCCGAAGGATGGCGTACAAGCTGAGTCTGGAGCCCTGAAGACTGGTGAAATAAAGCACACGAACTTGACGTTCAATACTGAGACTGGGGTCTGGAAAGTTAAACGCTTTGACAAGATGTACCTCAACCCAGAGCCTAGTTTCCTCGGTTCATCCTAA
- a CDS encoding uncharacterized protein (reviewed:yes 1), whose protein sequence is MRPISSNFEFSPLATLDLAMEDSEQPPLVKPSGELPTILNPKFPNSNAIFHLFPKLPTELRKIIWEQSLTCERYIKVQLCTIDRSTGKICLGGMTDSIRRLIQPCRPILHQAPKLSALFSTSVESRASAQGFYRVVLPCLYVTRSPSTMDSLEISEQNAEHNPPKIASSQAPPYTYTTPSEDQVLIPGKFFLNPELDTLEIDGWPLLANFASDVWNHDPRKVGLCHVAFLRCYFFFSFRSRPLPDNARSEEEMRQVVARLRSVTFIHYVDVDKISHQCPTGHQCLLHYRCSLPLAGATGNFSRQQDPRLIGREVFKNIYFKTPHSSDLGRQYRKWLELVEELGVTAPCVYKIAYTTIQSKPSIAYESDVVAHLKSESKRRKICCQTWEESWQEPVWMHLEKATGQLRGAVETAIGFWTFPIESLGQFRPAQDRTERPVEHFYNLSAVQPELCLFEL, encoded by the coding sequence ATGCGCCCAATAAGTTCGAATTTTGAATTCTCTCCGTTAGCGACACTCGACCTCGCCATGGAAGATTCAGAACAGCCCCCCTTGGTCAAGCCATCTGGCGAACTCCCGACCATCCTGAACCCGAAGTTCCCAAATTCGAATGCGATATTTCATTTGTTCCCTAAACTTCCTACGGAGCTTAGAAAGATCATTTGGGAACAAAGCCTGACGTGTGAGCGATACATCAAAGTTCAGCTATGCACCATCGACCGATCCACGGGTAAAATATGTCTCGGTGGAATGACTGATAGCATCCGGCGACTCATACAGCCATGCCGACCTATTTTGCACCAAGCACCAAAGCTCAGCGCCTTATTCAGTACGAGCGTCGAGTCTCGTGCGAGCGCCCAAGGTTTTTATCGTGTTGTTCTTCCTTGTCTCTACGTCACGAGGTCTCCCTCGACCATGGATTCACTTGAGATAAGTGAGCAGAACGCCGAGCACAATCCGCCAAAAATAGCCTCGAGCCAAGCACCGCCATACACTTACACAACTCCCAGTGAAGATCAAGTCCTCATACCAGGGAAGTTCTTCCTTAATCCTGAGCTAGATACCTTGGAGATTGATGGATGGCCTCTGCTCGCAAACTTTGCGAGTGACGTTTGGAATCATGACCCGCGTAAAGTAGGCTTATGCCACGTAGCCTTCTTACGGTGCtacttctttttctccttcAGGTCTCGTCCCCTTCCTGATAACGCTCgttcagaagaagagatgcgCCAAGTCGTGGCTCGGCTTCGAAGCGTCACATTTATACACTACGTTGATGTGGACAAAATATCCCACCAATGTCCCACTGGACACCAATGTCTTTTGCATTATCGCTGTTCGCTTCCTCTCGCAGGGGCTACCGGCAATTTCTCACGCCAGCAGGATCCACGACTCATTGGGCGCGAAGTATTTAAGAATATCTATTTCAAAACTCCCCACAGCTCCGATCTCGGACGGCAGTATAGGAAATGGTTGGAACTGGTGGAGGAATTAGGAGTGACAGCGCCATGTGTCTACAAAATTGCTTACACCACTATTCAAAGCAAACCGTCAATCGCCTATGAGTCTGATGTTGTTGCTCATTTGAAGTCTGAAAGCAAAAGACGGAAAATATGCTGTCAAACATGGGAAGAGTCTTGGCAAGAACCGGTATGGATGCATCTTGAGAAGGCCACTGGGCAGCTTCGGGGAGCAGTTGAAACTGCAATAGGATTTTGGACATTCCCCATCGAGTCTCTTGGCCAATTCAGGCCAGCCCAAGACCGCACAGAACGTCCGGTTGAGCACTTTTATAACCTCTCTGCTGTCCAACCGGAGCTGTGTCTGTTCGAGCTATAG
- a CDS encoding related to catechol O-methyltransferase (reviewed:yes 2), giving the protein MEELRKLYGKYPSMRKLEELGDAYVEWNDGREAVLLRWLYDHPNFPNMRNNPLAICEAMDEFAAQRDFLINIGPDKAEKLATLIAETKPRVFVELGAYVGYSALYLGNALRNTQKDNQDAKNNAVYWSLEADPVFAGITMNLVDLAGLSDIVKVITGKAAESLARLKEEGKLGSVDMLFLDHVEDLYVADLQVAESLGLLKKGSHIVADNALRPGAPEYKQYVKEHKSMETRAIIGLIIPGEFEDEIEVTEYNG; this is encoded by the exons ATGGAAGAACTCAGGAAACTATATGGAAAGTATCCATCAATGCGAaagctggaagagcttggagaCGCATACGTTGAA TGGAATGATGGTCGCGAAGCTGTACTTCTGCGCTGGCTTTATGATCATCCAAACTTCCCGAATATGCGCAACAATCCCCTGGCCATCTGCGAAGCCATGGATGAATTTGCCGCTCAGCGAGACTTCCTGATTAACATTGGCCCAGACAAAGCAGAAAAGCTCGCTACCCTTATTGCCGAGACAAAGCCAAGGGTCTTTGTTGAGCTGGGTGCTTACGTTGGTTACTCAGCACTATACTTGGGAAATGCATTGAGAAACACGCAAAAGGACAACCAAGACGCTAAGAACAACGCCGTCTATTGGAGCCTCGAAGCCGATCCGGTTTTTGCAGGTATTACAATGAACCTTGTGGATCTAGCTGGCTTATCCGATATCGTAAAAGTGATCACAGGGAAGGCTGCTGAATCCCTTGCTCGACTGAAGGAAGAGGGAAAGCTAGGCAGTGTGGATATGCTCTTTCTGGATCACGTTGAAGACCTGTATGTCGCAGACCTCCAGGTCGCCGAATCACTCGGATTGCTCAAGAAAGGGAGTCATATTGTGGCAGACAATGCCCTTCGTCCTGGTGCACCCGAGTACAAACAATATGTCAAGGAACACAAATCCATGGAGACACGAGCGATCATCGGTCTGATCATCCCTGGAGAGTTTGAG GATGAGATAGAAGTGACAGAATACAACGGTTAA
- a CDS encoding uncharacterized protein (reviewed:yes 2) — protein sequence MHGATNAEEYGKLIHWDSHPDAEEWPSGTDRLFLDEPAQEPRKFKPEVKSKTKVKTKRDPTEPATAEQATPPADEAEPATEATQPTFAVDAKALKVFRTLFFDPEVTSTPGLIPWNDFLYAMAATGFKIEKLYGSVWQFTPTKLDVERGIHFHEPHPRGKTPFETARRHGRRLTRAYGWRGGMFVLKKTSKRFEMLG from the exons ATGCATGGAGCTACCAACGCCGAAGAATACGGAAAGCTTATTCACTGGGATTCTCACCCAGATGCCGAAGAATGG CCTTCGGGAACAGATAGACTATTTCTGGACGAACCTGCGCAAGAACCAAGGAAGTTCAAACCAgaagtcaagtcaaagaCCAAGGTTAAGACCAAGCGTGACCCGACAGAGCCTGCCACTGCGGAGCAGGCGACCCCGCCGGCTGATGAAGCAGAACCAGCGACTGAAGCCACGCAACCCACATTTGCTGTTGATGCCAAAGCACTCAAGGTGTTCCGTACTCTGTTCTTCGATCCTGAAGTAACATCGACTCCTGGCTTGATCCCGTGGAACGACTTCCTCTATGCCATGGCGGCGACTGGCTTTAAGATTGAAAAGCTGTATGGCTCGGTCTGGCAGTTTACTCCGACTAAGCTGGACGTTGAGCGCGGCATTCATTTCCATGAACCGCACCCCAGGGGTAAGACCCCTTTTGAGACGGCTAGACGACATGGACGACGTTTGACGAGGGCATATGGATGGCGTGGGGGTATGTTTGTACTGAAGAAAACGTCGAAGAGGTTCGAAATGTTAGGGTAG
- a CDS encoding related to methyltransferase gives MSDTQASNKTIDEPVPTTDVSSQDEAPTGLLPGQHWTQTEPDQDDDDNDSTLSDNASSTASLSSDILRYREINGRRYHSEQGDAQYWSVVISAVMGHGHQVWHVEFNFLSRISNDNQANEALDINHHVLILMYNDKLFKAPLNDNVQNVVDIGTGTGIWAMDFADEFPNAKVIGTDISPIQPGWLPPNLEFQIDDCMQEWTFKENSLDYVHMRFLVGSIIDWPGLFKQAYKCLKPGGYIESHEASPCIGSDDNSVSEDSAMGQWGKIFMEGGRKLQRPFSVLEDNVQVESMNEAGFINIEEEEIKVPIGGWPEDPRLKEAGQYFHAAILQDVEGTLTFIANLLGWSKEEIHVFAARYRREIRSKKVHGYFRGKVVWAQKPLGN, from the exons ATGTCTGATACACAAGCCAGTAACAAGACAATTGATGAGCCTGTGCCGACCACAGACGTTTCATCCCAGGACGAAGCTCCGACAGGGCTTCTTCCCGGTCAGCATTGGACGCAGACC GAACCAGATcaggacgatgacgacaatgATTCAACACTATCTGACAATGCCagctcaacagcttcacTTTCGTCCGATATTCTGCGCTACCGTGAGATTAATGGTAGAAGATATCATAGTGAACAGGGCGATGCTCAGTATTGGTCAGTCGTCATCTCGGCAGTTATGggccatggccatcaagTTTGGCACGTTGAATTTAACTTTTTGTCCAGGATTTCTAATGATAACCAAGCCAACGAGGCATTGGACATCAA TCACCATGTTCTGATTCTCATGTACAACGacaagctcttcaaggcGCCGTTGAACGACAACGTACAG AACGTAGTAGATATTGGAACAGGCACGG GAATTTGGGCGAT GGACTTTGCCGACGAGTTCCCCAACGCAAAGGTGATAGGAACCGACATTTCCCCAATCCAGCCAGGTTGGCTACCACCAAACCTCGAGTT TCAAATCGACGATTGTATGCAGGAATGGACTTTCAAGGAGAATTCACTTGACTATGTACACATGAGATTCCTAGTCGGCAGCATTATCGACTGGCCCGGACTGTTCAAGCAAGCATATAAGTGCCTGAAGCCAGGGGGCTATATCGAAAGCCATGAGGCCTCGCCTTGCATTGGAAGTGACGATAACTCGGTGTCCGAAGACAGTGCTATGGGCCAGTGGGGAAAGATCTTCATGGAAGGAGGTCGGAAGCTTCAACGGCCTTTCTCTGTTCTTGAAGATAATGTACAAGTTGAGAGCATGAATGAAGCAGGATTCATTAacattgaggaagaagagatcaag GTGCCCATTGGCGGATGGCCTGAAGATCCCAGGCTCAAAGAGGCTGGTCAGTATTTCCATGCTGCAATCCTGCAAGATGTCGAAGGCACTCTCACGTTCATCGCGAACCTTTTGGGGTGGAGTAAAGAAGAGATCCACGTCTTTGCCGCCAGGTATCGTCGTGAGATACGATCAAAGAAGGTCCACGGGTACTTTAGGGGAAAGGTGGTCTGGGCGCAAAAGCCACTTGGCAACTGA
- a CDS encoding related to major facilitator MirA has protein sequence MGFWNRSNKTSDVDLQDVTTTTDHEKNTHPEDGHPAVPDDALPAEDVTEGVKDMEAITLVWSKTSLICLFIFIWLVYLLNAFQSSTVGNLLPYVTSDWAAHSLLNTIGVVANSMTAAVFIPLAKLLDLWGRAEGYLLMVGFCELGLILMATAKDLSTYCAANVFYSVGFTGLIYSIDVMTADATNLKNRALAYAFTSSPYMISAFAGSYASDRMLADIGWPWGFGTFAFITPVVCAPLYLLLKINLRKAKKNILPKKSILGVFLFATGLVIFLLPFTIASMAPHGWSTGYIIAMIIVGFILLVGFALNEVYFAPVPFLKFHFLTDRTLVGACLLDLTYQISYYCWNNYFTSFLQVVNYLTVAEAGYVNNTFNVVSGFLLFLVGWGIRKTGYFKWLLWAGVPLYILAQGLMIYFRNPTGYVGYLVMCQIFISVGGSVFTICMQLAVLAAVDHQHVAAALAMLNVTGTAGGSIGDTISGAIWTNTFEKALKMYLPASALENLDAIYGDLPTQLSYARGTPERIAIQKAYGYAQTRMLAAGTAIMALSFIWVALIRNLKVSEMRQTKGNVF, from the exons ATGGGCTTCTGGAACAGGTCGAACAAGACCTCTGATGTCGATCTCCAAGACGTCACAACGACTACAGACCATGAAAAGAATACCCATCCTGAAGATGGACACCCAGCTGTTCCCGATGATGCCCTCCCCGCTGAGGATGTCACCGAGGGTGTCAAAGACATGGAGGCCATCACCCTCGTATGGAGCAAGACATCTCTGAtttgcctcttcatcttcatctggcTCGTCTACCTTCTCAATGCTTTCCAAAGCTCGACCGTCGGTAATTTATTACCGTATGTCACCAGCGACTGGGCCGCGCACTcgctcctcaacaccattggTGTTGTCGCGAACTCAATGACCGCCGCTGTCTTCATTCCCCTCGCCAAACTACTTGATCTTTGGGGCCGAGCCGAGGGCTATCTTCTTATGGTGGGATTCTGTGAACTGGGCTTGATTCTGATGGCTACGGCCAAAGACCTGTCTACTTACTGCGCCGCGAAT GTCTTTTACTCAGTCGGTTTCACAGGCCTCATATACAGTATCGATGTCATGACCGCCGATGCTACCAATCTAAAGAACCGAGCCTTGGCATATGCCTTCACATCGTCGCCCTACATGATCTCAGCCTTTGCTGGATCTTATGCTTCGGACAGAATGCTGGCTGACATTGGTTGGCCTTGGGGTTTCGGCACCTTTGCCTTTATCACGCCTGTCGTCTGTGCACCCTTgtatcttctcctcaagatcaacttgCGAAAGGCTAAGAAGAATATTCTGCCAAAGAAGTCTA TTCTCGGCGTATTCCTCTTCGCCACTGGTTtggtcatcttcctcctcccgTTTACCATCGCTTCCATGGCACCTCATGGCTGGTCAACTGGATACATCATCGCCATGATCATTGTCGGCTTCATCCTTCTCGTTGGTTTCGCCCTCAACGAAGTCTACTTTGCGCCAGTTCCCTTCCTCAAGTTCCACTTCTTGACTGATCGAACCCTTGTTGGTGCTTGTCTCCTCGATCTCACGTATCAGATCTCGTATTACTGCTGGAACAACTACTTCACGTCTTTCCTTCAAGTTGTCAACTATCTGACGGTCGCAGAGGCCGGTTACGTTAACAATACCTTCAACGTTGTGTCTGGTTTCTTGTTGTTCCTCGTGGGCTGGGGTATTCGCAAGACTGGATACTTCAAGTGGCTCCTCTGGGCTGGCGTGCCGCTTTATATCCTCGCCCAAGGCTTGATGATCTACTTCCGAAACCCAACTGGCTATGTGGGATACTTGGTCATGTGCCAGATTTTCATTTCTGTCGGCGGAAGTGTCTTCACCATTTGCATGCAGCTCGCCGTTCTTGCTGCTGTCGATCATCAGCACGTTGCTGCGGCGTTGGCTATGTTGAACGTCACTGGCACAGCGGGCGGCAGTATCGGCGACACAATTTCAGGCGCCATCTGGACGAATACCTTTGAGAAAGCATTGAAGATGTATCTACCCGCAAGTGCGCTTGAGAACCTCGATGCTATCTACGGAGATCTCCCTACGCAATTGAGTTATGCGAGGGGAACGCCTGAGCGTATCGCTATTCAGAAGGCATATGGATATGCACAAACCCGGATGTTGGCAGCTGGCACAGCCATTATGGCGTTGTCATTTATCTGGGTCGCTCTTATCAGGAATCTGAAGGTCTCGGAGATGAGACAGACCAAGGGCAATGTTTTCTAG
- a CDS encoding probable acetylesterase yields MRFSFAGLVFTVLGSVQSSPVARAAKPPQFFLIGDSTVAVDGGWGNGFLSYLNAPARGDNRGVSGSTTVSWKSNGRWDTLIKDIGTAKADFEPVVTIQFGHNDQKVMQLDEFHANLVEIGNQIKAAGGTPIFITSLTRRTFQNGEVVQNLKEWAAETIAAAGDVGAQYLELNKASTDYVNAIGNENAQRYNWGEGDRTHLNPAGEIVFGRMVVDLLLETREDFSSYFTPNKALSDKIAKGEFATGDE; encoded by the exons ATGAGATTCTCTTTTGCGGGCCTGGTATTCACCGTCCTTGGTTCTGTACAGTCAAGCCCTGTTGCCCGAGCGGCCAAACCACCAcaattcttcctcatcggtgACTCGACCGTCGCCGTAGACGGTGGCTGGGGTAATGGTTTCTTGTCATATCTCAACGCCCCAGCTAGAGGCGATAATCGAGGTGTCAGTGGCTCAACTACTGTATCATGGAAGTCCAATGGTCGTTGGGACACTCTCATCAAAGACATTGGTACGGCGAAGGCCGACTTCGAGCCTGTCGTGACCATTCAATTTGGCCACAATGATCAGAAGGTCATGCAGCTGGATGAGTTCCATGCCAATCTGGTCGAAATTGGCAACCAGATCAAAGCGGCTGGCGGAACACCA ATCTTTATCACTTCGCTCACGCGTCGTACGTTCCAAAACGGAGAGGTTGTCCAGAACCTCAAGGAATGGGCTGCTGAGACCATTGCAGCTGCTGGAGACGTCGGGGCCCAGTATCTCGAACTAAACAAAGCTAGCACTGACTACGTCAACGCCATTGGTAACGAGAATGCGCAACGTTATAACTGGGGAGAAGGCGATAGGACGCATCTCAACCCAGCTGGAGAAATTGTCTTCGGAAGAATGGTAGTAGACCTGTTACTGGAAACACGGGAGGACTTCTCATCTTACTTTACTCCCAATAAGGCGCTTAGCGACAAGATTGCAAAGGGAGAGTTTGCTACTGGCGATGAGTAG